A part of Magnetospirillum sp. ME-1 genomic DNA contains:
- a CDS encoding Ig-like domain-containing protein: protein MSEQEMDRDRREGIPADAFMGMDQAVAAYVASAAPESVVEAKAPVEPIEHAKASMASSAASAPILVADAGFLPEGTMPSSNAMAGHAPAQRAEPENKAPALAGTSSEPVFSAPDAHPAFQGGSPGSRPATQPEPHAGPMAPAAPRAGEATDSAPVGIPSAPSSEIVVPAPAPAYHPTLPPAPVQPAPAPSPEPDPLPVDPQSLGSLSVQALALSGNEGQSASGSLSAVDSYGDALSYAVVAGHGPSHGSVSIDAAGVVSYAASSASWNGTDDFQVRVSDQHGLSAVAQVHAVIAPIAEAPSISSAGAHGTEDGGAVSLPLTISSADSISSVVISGLPVGATLSAGTLSGGAWHLVPADLAGLSILLPVHWAGSATLDVVATAQDDSATATSTAQVSLVVDHEAPTATSDPVSVIAGHSASGAVVGSEADGAALSYSLVSGHGPSHGSVVLAADGTFVFAADAGYAGSDSFQVLVSNGFGQSVARTVSVTAAADSISLSSSGGTGHGTVSGSVSGTNASGDAMAYAVVSQASSGTVSVDASTGAWTYAPTGSWAGGDADSAVISVSDGHGLTVQRTISILETNDAPVLSSAGTSTVRGGTANGTISATDGDGDSLSITASASHGTVVVNGDGTWTYTETDTAFTGTDTVSFAASDHHGGTASSTASVVVGDGASFSVSLTGGSGHGDITGTVQASDQFSDAMAYSIVSQGSSGTVSIDAATGAYAYSPSGAWVGGQTDSFVVRASDGHGGTHDTTITVDETDAAPAVSGAASLSGTTHAVPVAITQAQLLGPASDADGDALSISGLSADHGSLSSTGPGAWSLDPQGFDGTITLSYSVLDGHGGSTAATATLVSSDTAPTASTTGGSGLEGHVITGAVVGSDTDGDSLSYALVAGHGPAHGSVSLAADGSYSYSSTGYAGTDSFRVLVSDGHGGSVAEDVSVSVGAVTISTSASGGSGPAEAAIGGSLSASVSSGDAVSWSLSAAHSTSGGVETAALAHGSISLDEATGAYTFTPDAGFVGTDSFTAIASDAYGNSASRTVTVTAQDNAPTVSGSVDLGSVGHNATLSISSASLLGNASDIDGQTLSILGTPTADHGTISASGGGWTYSSGGYVGPVALSYTVSDGAGGTVADTATITTTDAAPTASGFSISATSGTPHTGNLTTDSGAADADGDSLAWSLASGPSHGSVSVAADGSYSYSGTNGYAGADSFTATASDGHGGSVSVMVGVTDVLPPPAPVFGATTPHAVQTFAAMPLPVQAANDLGGVVFNGWEDSAAMSAAGFTGQIYFRTELSFHNYTNPDNGQNWISSSIYSELFQLDGSGGWIQYDARIDLSVGYFSGLNHVWWAGMQELALDQAQTMTLSYSGVGGGAVAPASPGDLLSLSVTLPAGLTVYTSDAGNGDGATSYSNHSTWVGGQWIIGNTDPLSLPGGMASSVSVMQNAATGTLVAQASATDPDLGAVSYSLDDSAGGLFAIDSSSGRITVANGNGTHAVDLSGYDVVVRATTGLGGTATESIHIATIDPILIQDSWRTHDPHSGVSFSDGVWTADASRFDTLDRLCVEGGSCTGRIEATSSSPVTFTGFDPLHGQGETVDSAHGGRAVVFSDGSWFYEGAAGFTGTDSFSFIARDEQGSSVLQSVAVEVIPSSSNALELAQAVAAGVDAGHASAAAGTASGPADLFVLEQGHQLTIHDFSAAAGDALLIHGYISQQVSFSDQADGLHAVAGGADLAVLAGIHAHDIGLSSTAADAHSWLDAHGLMHYA, encoded by the coding sequence ATGTCCGAGCAGGAGATGGATCGCGATCGCCGCGAAGGCATTCCGGCCGATGCGTTCATGGGCATGGATCAGGCCGTCGCGGCCTATGTCGCTTCGGCCGCGCCGGAATCCGTCGTGGAAGCGAAGGCGCCGGTCGAGCCGATCGAGCATGCGAAGGCCTCCATGGCTTCGTCGGCGGCTTCGGCGCCGATCCTCGTCGCGGATGCCGGCTTCCTGCCGGAAGGGACGATGCCTTCGTCCAATGCGATGGCCGGTCATGCACCGGCTCAGCGTGCGGAACCCGAGAACAAGGCTCCGGCCTTGGCCGGGACTTCGTCCGAGCCCGTCTTCTCCGCTCCGGACGCCCATCCGGCCTTCCAGGGCGGTTCTCCCGGCTCCCGTCCGGCAACGCAGCCGGAGCCGCATGCCGGACCGATGGCCCCTGCCGCTCCCCGCGCGGGCGAGGCGACGGATTCCGCCCCGGTCGGCATTCCGTCCGCTCCTTCGTCCGAGATCGTCGTACCGGCTCCAGCGCCCGCCTATCATCCGACGCTCCCCCCAGCCCCCGTCCAGCCAGCTCCGGCTCCTTCGCCGGAACCGGATCCGCTTCCCGTCGATCCGCAGAGCCTCGGCAGCCTGTCCGTGCAGGCGCTGGCCCTGAGCGGGAACGAGGGGCAGTCCGCGTCGGGTTCGCTGTCCGCGGTCGACTCCTACGGGGATGCGCTGTCCTACGCCGTCGTCGCCGGGCATGGGCCTTCCCATGGCTCCGTTTCCATCGATGCGGCGGGCGTCGTTTCCTACGCGGCGTCCTCGGCCTCGTGGAACGGCACGGACGATTTCCAGGTGCGGGTGTCGGACCAGCACGGCCTCAGCGCCGTCGCCCAGGTGCATGCGGTCATCGCGCCGATCGCCGAGGCCCCGTCCATCTCCTCGGCTGGAGCGCATGGAACCGAGGATGGAGGCGCGGTGTCCCTGCCGCTGACCATCTCCTCGGCCGATTCCATCTCCTCGGTCGTGATCTCCGGGCTTCCCGTCGGCGCTACCCTCTCGGCCGGGACGCTTTCGGGCGGCGCCTGGCATCTTGTCCCGGCCGATCTGGCCGGGCTATCCATCCTCCTGCCGGTCCATTGGGCCGGATCCGCGACGCTCGATGTCGTGGCCACGGCGCAGGATGACTCGGCGACGGCGACTTCGACGGCGCAGGTCTCCCTCGTCGTCGATCACGAGGCGCCCACGGCGACTTCCGATCCGGTGTCGGTGATCGCCGGCCATTCCGCCTCAGGCGCCGTCGTGGGCTCCGAGGCCGACGGAGCGGCCCTGTCCTATTCGCTGGTGTCCGGGCATGGCCCATCGCATGGCTCGGTGGTCTTGGCCGCCGATGGGACGTTCGTCTTCGCGGCCGATGCCGGATACGCGGGATCCGACTCGTTCCAGGTTCTCGTCTCCAACGGCTTCGGCCAGTCGGTCGCGCGCACGGTGTCGGTGACGGCGGCGGCCGATTCGATCAGCCTCTCCTCGTCCGGCGGTACCGGCCATGGGACGGTCTCCGGCTCCGTGTCCGGGACCAATGCGTCCGGGGATGCGATGGCCTACGCCGTCGTCTCGCAGGCGTCCAGCGGCACGGTGTCGGTGGATGCCTCCACGGGCGCCTGGACCTACGCGCCGACCGGCTCCTGGGCCGGTGGGGACGCGGACAGCGCGGTGATCTCGGTGTCCGATGGCCATGGACTGACCGTCCAGCGCACGATCTCCATCCTCGAAACGAACGACGCGCCGGTCCTTTCGTCCGCCGGAACCTCGACGGTGCGCGGCGGCACGGCGAACGGAACGATCTCCGCAACGGATGGCGATGGGGATTCCCTGTCGATCACGGCTTCCGCATCGCATGGCACCGTCGTCGTCAATGGCGATGGGACCTGGACCTACACGGAGACGGACACCGCCTTCACCGGCACGGACACGGTCTCCTTCGCAGCCTCGGACCACCACGGCGGCACGGCTTCCTCTACGGCTTCCGTCGTGGTCGGCGATGGGGCCTCCTTCTCGGTCTCGCTCACCGGCGGCAGCGGCCATGGCGACATCACGGGCACGGTTCAGGCCTCGGATCAGTTCTCCGATGCGATGGCCTATTCCATCGTCTCGCAGGGCTCGTCCGGAACCGTCTCCATAGACGCCGCGACGGGCGCCTATGCCTATTCGCCTTCCGGCGCATGGGTCGGGGGGCAAACCGATTCCTTCGTCGTGCGGGCTTCGGACGGGCATGGCGGCACCCATGACACGACGATCACCGTGGATGAGACCGACGCCGCTCCTGCGGTCTCCGGGGCGGCTTCCCTCTCCGGCACGACGCATGCGGTTCCCGTCGCCATCACGCAGGCCCAGCTGCTTGGACCGGCATCCGATGCGGACGGCGATGCGCTGTCGATCTCCGGGCTGTCCGCCGATCACGGATCGCTGTCCTCGACGGGGCCCGGCGCCTGGTCTCTTGATCCGCAGGGCTTCGACGGCACGATCACCTTGTCCTATTCGGTTCTGGATGGGCATGGGGGCTCGACGGCGGCCACCGCGACGCTCGTCTCGTCGGACACGGCTCCGACGGCATCCACGACCGGAGGAAGCGGACTGGAGGGGCATGTCATCACCGGCGCCGTGGTCGGGTCCGACACCGATGGCGATTCCCTGTCCTATGCGCTGGTGGCTGGGCATGGCCCGGCCCATGGCAGCGTCTCGCTTGCGGCGGACGGCTCCTATTCGTATTCCTCGACGGGCTACGCCGGAACCGACTCCTTCCGCGTGCTGGTGTCCGACGGCCATGGCGGCAGCGTCGCCGAGGACGTATCGGTGAGCGTGGGGGCGGTGACCATCTCGACATCGGCTTCCGGGGGTTCCGGGCCGGCCGAGGCGGCGATCGGCGGCAGCCTGTCCGCGTCGGTGTCCAGCGGCGACGCCGTATCATGGAGCCTGTCGGCTGCGCATTCGACTTCGGGGGGTGTGGAGACGGCCGCGCTGGCCCATGGCTCGATCTCCCTGGATGAAGCGACGGGCGCTTACACCTTCACCCCGGATGCCGGCTTCGTCGGGACCGATTCCTTCACGGCCATCGCCTCGGACGCCTACGGGAATTCGGCGTCGCGCACGGTGACGGTGACCGCGCAGGACAATGCCCCGACCGTGAGCGGGTCGGTCGATCTCGGCTCCGTGGGGCACAATGCCACGCTCTCCATCTCCTCCGCGTCGCTGCTTGGCAACGCATCCGACATCGACGGGCAGACCCTTTCCATCCTCGGGACGCCGACGGCGGACCACGGGACGATCTCCGCTTCCGGCGGCGGCTGGACGTATTCGTCCGGCGGCTACGTGGGGCCTGTCGCGCTGAGCTATACGGTTTCGGACGGGGCGGGCGGCACGGTGGCCGACACGGCGACGATCACGACGACGGATGCCGCGCCGACAGCCTCCGGCTTCTCCATCTCGGCGACGAGCGGCACCCCCCATACGGGCAACCTCACGACCGATTCGGGCGCCGCCGACGCCGATGGCGATTCCCTGGCATGGTCGCTGGCCAGCGGCCCTTCCCATGGCAGCGTCTCGGTCGCGGCGGATGGCTCCTATTCGTATTCCGGCACGAACGGCTACGCCGGAGCCGATTCCTTCACGGCGACGGCTTCGGATGGCCATGGGGGTTCCGTGTCGGTCATGGTCGGCGTCACGGACGTTCTTCCGCCGCCGGCACCTGTCTTCGGGGCGACGACGCCGCATGCCGTCCAGACCTTCGCGGCCATGCCGCTTCCCGTGCAGGCCGCCAACGATCTCGGCGGCGTGGTGTTCAACGGCTGGGAGGACAGCGCCGCCATGTCGGCGGCCGGCTTCACCGGGCAGATCTACTTCCGGACCGAGCTGTCCTTCCACAACTACACGAACCCCGACAACGGGCAGAACTGGATCAGCAGCAGCATCTACTCCGAGCTCTTCCAGCTCGACGGCAGCGGAGGATGGATCCAATACGATGCTCGGATAGACCTGTCCGTCGGCTACTTTTCCGGACTGAACCACGTCTGGTGGGCGGGAATGCAGGAGCTTGCCCTGGATCAGGCGCAGACCATGACGCTGTCCTACAGCGGCGTCGGCGGCGGCGCCGTGGCTCCGGCCTCTCCGGGAGATCTCCTGTCCCTGTCGGTGACGCTGCCGGCGGGCCTGACCGTCTATACCTCGGACGCCGGGAACGGGGATGGAGCGACGTCCTACTCGAATCACTCGACCTGGGTCGGCGGCCAGTGGATCATCGGCAACACCGATCCGCTGTCGCTGCCGGGCGGCATGGCCTCCTCGGTATCCGTCATGCAGAATGCGGCGACCGGAACGCTGGTCGCGCAGGCGAGCGCGACGGATCCCGATCTCGGAGCCGTGTCGTATTCGCTGGACGATAGCGCAGGCGGGCTCTTCGCCATCGATTCCTCGTCGGGCAGGATCACGGTGGCGAACGGGAACGGCACCCATGCCGTCGATCTGTCCGGCTACGATGTGGTCGTGCGGGCGACGACGGGACTGGGGGGAACGGCGACGGAGAGCATCCACATCGCCACGATCGATCCGATCCTCATCCAGGATTCGTGGCGCACGCACGATCCGCATTCCGGCGTCTCGTTCTCCGATGGCGTCTGGACCGCGGACGCGTCCCGCTTCGATACGCTGGACAGGCTGTGCGTGGAGGGCGGCTCCTGCACCGGACGGATCGAAGCCACCTCCTCGTCTCCGGTGACCTTCACCGGCTTCGACCCCCTTCACGGGCAGGGCGAGACCGTGGATAGCGCACATGGCGGCCGAGCCGTCGTCTTCTCCGATGGCTCTTGGTTCTACGAGGGCGCGGCGGGCTTCACCGGCACGGACAGCTTCTCGTTCATCGCGAGGGACGAGCAGGGCTCCTCGGTGCTCCAATCCGTCGCCGTCGAGGTGATCCCGTCCTCGTCGAACGCGCTGGAGCTCGCGCAGGCGGTCGCGGCGGGCGTCGATGCCGGACATGCTTCCGCGGCGGCGGGAACCGCTTCCGGGCCAGCGGATCTCTTCGTTCTGGAACAGGGGCATCAGCTGACCATCCACGATTTCTCGGCGGCCGCCGGCGATGCGCTCCTGATCCATGGCTACATCAGCCAGCAGGTCTCGTTCTCCGATCAGGCGGACGGGCTGCACGCCGTCGCGGGCGGCGCCGATCTGGCGGTGCTGGCGGGAATCCACGCCCACGACATCGGCCTGTCATCGACCGCCGCGGACGCCCATTCATGGCTCGATGCCCATGGGCTCATGCACTATGCCTGA
- a CDS encoding type IV secretory system conjugative DNA transfer family protein, producing the protein MKSFLAFLHWVWGPLLVAACFPLSIAHFDPSSGGSGYGFAWQATIALAPLLVCLAKVYIQTNFSPGTFRMAGFTYLSAMVYSGWLGWTDLIGDIRIAGQADGFHLLILIGCAITFSVATALWVFKGTVKLRNAVMLRIVRTEWYQRIMDMHIDMNAEGLHGLQWLMDKGEAKKKYPAKFGLILGEPYQHNRLAIAAQLASEAAAAAKTFLTGGLVATGGGPKKAWNVIRYELNFGMTNLVGPPRTGKATTFGVNNLLNWQSGGSKGNVNIIAPFNVLDPKGELFAMTGIARARRGRRAIPLDPLNVLGNGFYADDDDVSRETGEYVRNHRWRCNPFDFISDRPLKFQASIEGLIEPLFPMAKGGGDDFWNNDGKKTLTGFWAWLADTSHWFDGSPIERDDIRRNPATASDFLAMSFDDLEKLRKVMASGIVYDENGTEIRIASIRDFPEVGMGIPKRMANELERTMKSEKQWSGLASTIQVQMRWCDQSMRECMTRSGCAHGTTVGSHDTSEFKEDAARFEPFNFKSLWDGKSDVYLIVPDTRMDILGPWLRMMVCGLANVLKENVHRMEGRYTVFLLDELATVGSMNEVLRMAGYAPGIGIHLVMIWQAIGQIKNEKSGYGPDGFTTIMASSYAKIFLGAADLDTAELITKTAGKTTAQAESTNMSGGTGQISANVSSSTQTASVDLVSLQKVLGTSRNHGWCVFSRETRTLLYEKQFYYLDSYFRENGRPVFPTPNPFDIAEQRKWMDRQRSKGIEPANRPGAAPEEAPPPNPGRLPKGLPVRPPAP; encoded by the coding sequence ATGAAGTCCTTCCTCGCATTCCTCCACTGGGTCTGGGGGCCGCTGCTCGTGGCCGCCTGCTTCCCTCTTTCCATCGCGCACTTCGATCCGTCGAGCGGGGGCTCGGGCTACGGCTTCGCCTGGCAGGCCACCATCGCCTTGGCCCCCCTTCTCGTCTGCCTCGCCAAGGTCTATATCCAGACGAACTTCTCGCCCGGCACCTTCCGGATGGCGGGATTCACCTACCTGTCCGCGATGGTCTATTCCGGATGGCTGGGATGGACCGACCTCATCGGAGACATCCGCATCGCCGGACAAGCCGACGGCTTCCACCTGCTGATCCTCATCGGCTGCGCCATCACCTTCTCCGTGGCGACGGCCCTCTGGGTCTTCAAGGGCACCGTCAAGCTGCGCAACGCCGTCATGCTCCGGATCGTCCGCACCGAGTGGTACCAGCGGATCATGGACATGCACATCGACATGAACGCCGAAGGCCTGCACGGCCTCCAGTGGCTCATGGACAAGGGCGAGGCGAAGAAGAAGTACCCGGCGAAATTCGGACTCATCCTCGGAGAGCCCTACCAGCACAACCGCTTGGCCATCGCCGCCCAGCTCGCCTCGGAAGCGGCCGCCGCAGCGAAGACCTTCCTCACCGGCGGCCTCGTGGCGACCGGCGGAGGCCCGAAGAAGGCCTGGAACGTCATCCGCTACGAGCTGAACTTCGGCATGACCAACCTCGTCGGCCCGCCGCGGACCGGCAAGGCGACCACCTTCGGTGTGAACAATCTGCTCAACTGGCAGTCCGGCGGCTCGAAGGGGAACGTCAACATCATCGCCCCCTTCAATGTGCTGGACCCGAAGGGCGAGCTGTTCGCCATGACGGGCATCGCCCGCGCCCGCCGCGGACGCCGGGCCATCCCGCTGGACCCGCTCAACGTCCTCGGCAACGGCTTCTACGCCGACGACGACGATGTCTCCCGCGAGACCGGCGAGTACGTCCGAAACCACCGCTGGCGCTGCAATCCCTTCGACTTCATCTCCGATCGGCCCCTGAAGTTCCAGGCATCGATCGAAGGGCTGATCGAACCCCTCTTTCCGATGGCGAAAGGCGGCGGCGACGATTTCTGGAACAACGACGGCAAGAAGACCCTCACCGGCTTCTGGGCCTGGCTCGCCGACACCAGCCATTGGTTCGACGGCAGTCCGATAGAACGGGACGACATCCGCCGCAACCCAGCAACCGCCTCGGACTTCCTCGCCATGAGCTTCGACGACCTCGAGAAGCTGCGGAAGGTCATGGCGTCCGGAATCGTCTACGACGAGAACGGCACCGAAATCCGCATCGCCTCCATCCGCGACTTCCCCGAGGTCGGCATGGGCATTCCGAAGAGGATGGCCAACGAGCTCGAGCGCACCATGAAGTCCGAGAAGCAATGGTCCGGCCTCGCCTCGACCATCCAGGTCCAGATGCGCTGGTGCGACCAGTCCATGCGCGAGTGCATGACCCGCTCGGGTTGCGCCCATGGTACGACCGTCGGCTCCCACGACACCTCGGAGTTCAAGGAGGACGCCGCCCGGTTCGAGCCCTTCAACTTCAAGTCTCTCTGGGACGGCAAGAGCGACGTCTACCTGATCGTGCCCGACACCCGCATGGACATCCTCGGTCCCTGGCTCCGCATGATGGTCTGCGGGCTGGCCAATGTCCTCAAGGAGAACGTCCATCGGATGGAAGGGCGCTACACCGTCTTCCTGCTGGACGAGCTGGCCACCGTTGGCTCGATGAACGAGGTGCTCCGCATGGCCGGATACGCCCCGGGCATCGGCATCCATCTGGTCATGATCTGGCAGGCCATCGGCCAGATCAAGAACGAGAAGAGCGGCTACGGCCCCGATGGCTTCACCACCATCATGGCCTCGTCCTACGCCAAGATCTTCCTCGGCGCCGCAGATCTCGACACCGCCGAGCTGATCACCAAGACGGCGGGCAAGACCACCGCCCAGGCGGAATCGACCAACATGAGCGGCGGCACCGGCCAGATCTCCGCCAACGTGTCCAGCTCGACGCAGACGGCCTCGGTCGATCTCGTCTCGCTGCAGAAGGTGCTGGGCACGTCGAGGAACCATGGCTGGTGCGTGTTCAGCCGGGAGACCAGAACTCTGCTCTACGAGAAGCAGTTCTACTACCTGGATTCCTACTTCAGGGAGAACGGCCGTCCGGTCTTCCCGACGCCCAACCCGTTCGACATCGCCGAGCAGCGCAAGTGGATGGACCGCCAGCGCTCCAAGGGAATCGAACCGGCAAACCGGCCCGGCGCCGCGCCCGAAGAAGCGCCCCCGCCGAATCCCGGCAGGCTTCCCAAGGGCCTTCCGGTCCGTCCACCGGCCCCGTGA
- a CDS encoding AAA family ATPase: MNQPLTPRSAKYRANYEAALAKIDLIDKKAAMSKWNWADIRVKIVGVPGDLDRPAKLFGQDEAVDQVIYGIRNRKSNEPAAFLFVGKPGLGKSQLAKILEKALDLPIVTFDFAKENPDTGPNMLFGGNPQYAGANEGRLILAIKQNPNGLIVLIDEFEKPILGYRGGPPENSPFATAFYGALNDGKVQSAFSNETVDCSKVIFIFTSNLKAPEVTQAKKTIGPLYADGYDPNSGTGVPIFDGQKLGKLVSDMKVILNDSGKGLPEALIRRFGSNFVVFRELDRHDAFHLSISLAVQIVEERKFKLDLAEHFDHDIAFEAVRQLLSTGSVFNASLVASTMTNLVSPALIQFEVEACQQGLDTENMPISLGFDAMSGRVIVQAV; encoded by the coding sequence ATGAACCAGCCGCTCACTCCGCGCTCGGCCAAGTATCGCGCGAACTACGAAGCCGCTCTGGCGAAGATCGACCTGATCGACAAGAAGGCGGCCATGTCCAAGTGGAACTGGGCTGACATCCGCGTAAAGATCGTCGGTGTCCCCGGCGACCTGGACCGTCCAGCCAAGCTGTTCGGCCAGGACGAAGCCGTCGATCAGGTCATCTACGGAATCCGCAATCGCAAGAGCAACGAGCCAGCAGCCTTCCTGTTCGTCGGGAAGCCCGGCCTCGGCAAATCGCAGCTGGCCAAAATCCTGGAGAAGGCACTCGATCTTCCGATCGTCACCTTCGATTTCGCCAAGGAGAACCCGGATACCGGGCCGAACATGCTGTTCGGAGGGAACCCGCAGTATGCCGGGGCAAACGAAGGGCGTCTCATCCTCGCCATCAAGCAGAATCCCAACGGGCTCATCGTCCTCATCGACGAATTCGAGAAGCCGATCCTCGGCTATCGAGGTGGTCCGCCCGAAAACTCACCGTTCGCCACGGCGTTCTACGGCGCGCTCAACGACGGCAAGGTGCAGTCCGCATTCAGCAATGAGACTGTCGACTGCTCCAAGGTCATCTTCATCTTCACTTCGAACCTCAAAGCCCCGGAAGTCACCCAGGCCAAGAAGACCATCGGCCCGCTCTACGCAGACGGATATGACCCGAACAGCGGAACCGGCGTCCCGATATTCGACGGGCAGAAGCTGGGCAAGCTCGTCTCCGACATGAAGGTCATCCTGAATGATTCGGGCAAGGGCCTTCCGGAGGCGCTCATCCGCCGGTTTGGCTCGAACTTCGTCGTGTTCCGCGAGCTGGACAGGCATGACGCCTTTCATCTCTCGATTTCGCTGGCCGTCCAGATCGTCGAGGAACGGAAGTTCAAGCTGGATCTGGCGGAGCACTTCGATCACGACATTGCCTTCGAGGCCGTGCGTCAGCTCCTCTCGACCGGCTCCGTCTTCAACGCCAGCCTTGTGGCCTCGACGATGACCAACCTCGTGAGTCCCGCTCTCATACAGTTCGAGGTCGAGGCCTGCCAGCAAGGGTTGGACACCGAGAACATGCCCATCTCCTTGGGCTTCGACGCCATGAGCGGTCGCGTCATCGTCCAAGCCGTCTGA
- a CDS encoding AAA family ATPase, giving the protein MSQPLPTRVYPSFFIAAAAGAIGIHYAQSIIPQAVPYAAWGGAVAAGGWLLYLMQSLPASVLRVIDAAKARHDDLQNQASATPPAPPLAIDPNHVKAVLEHCVFGQQHLIDLIVKDLDLAGASGVRSRPILSMALGGPGGHGKTLIAECLAYAVFGDANARISIRAQDFANDVSALISAMGAGGALRRVVFFDEIDKMGAAGIDLLKGLVERDTYETGGVRHPTTDLIVIASLSESANGAEIGRIAKEKAAPEHAKSRVKEIKALVSPILGSTTNILDIVDGVAYFTDIAFLDALTLKISDQLAAHDCELAVPHPSVLVPVYQEAVAANDPTPRFAGNWAAKHLPKAISDFLAPHVRSGKPFQTPPQVDVLGSMQGDDLHVLVVMHDDSNNPEPIPAPEEDADGQDHGWEEPQATPSHAPAPHHAEPAPQATAKPASNGSVMDQLKPY; this is encoded by the coding sequence ATGAGCCAGCCCCTTCCGACCCGGGTCTACCCGTCCTTCTTCATCGCCGCCGCAGCGGGGGCGATCGGGATCCACTACGCCCAGAGCATCATCCCCCAGGCGGTTCCCTATGCCGCCTGGGGAGGCGCGGTCGCCGCCGGCGGCTGGCTCCTCTACCTCATGCAGAGCCTGCCGGCCTCCGTGCTGCGGGTCATCGACGCCGCGAAGGCCAGGCACGACGATCTCCAGAACCAGGCGAGCGCTACCCCGCCCGCCCCGCCGCTGGCCATCGACCCGAACCACGTCAAGGCCGTGCTCGAGCATTGCGTGTTCGGTCAGCAGCACCTCATCGACCTCATCGTCAAGGATCTCGATCTCGCGGGAGCGAGCGGAGTCCGCAGCCGCCCAATCCTGTCCATGGCGCTCGGAGGCCCGGGCGGACACGGCAAGACGCTGATCGCCGAATGCCTCGCCTACGCCGTCTTCGGCGACGCCAATGCCCGGATCAGCATCCGCGCCCAGGACTTCGCGAACGATGTCTCCGCGCTGATCTCCGCCATGGGAGCGGGCGGCGCGCTCCGCCGCGTCGTGTTCTTCGACGAGATCGACAAGATGGGCGCCGCCGGCATCGACCTGCTCAAGGGGCTGGTCGAGCGCGATACCTACGAGACGGGAGGCGTCCGCCATCCCACCACCGACCTCATCGTCATCGCCTCCCTGTCCGAAAGCGCGAACGGCGCCGAGATCGGGCGCATCGCCAAGGAGAAGGCGGCCCCCGAGCACGCGAAGAGCCGAGTGAAGGAGATCAAGGCCCTCGTCTCCCCCATCCTCGGAAGCACCACCAACATCCTCGACATCGTCGATGGCGTCGCCTACTTCACCGACATCGCCTTCCTCGACGCGCTGACGCTCAAGATCTCCGACCAGCTCGCCGCCCACGACTGCGAACTGGCCGTGCCGCACCCCAGCGTGCTCGTCCCCGTCTACCAGGAAGCCGTCGCCGCCAACGACCCGACGCCGCGGTTCGCCGGCAACTGGGCCGCGAAGCACCTGCCGAAGGCCATCTCCGACTTCCTCGCCCCGCATGTCCGCAGCGGAAAGCCGTTCCAGACGCCGCCGCAGGTCGATGTGCTCGGCAGCATGCAGGGCGACGACCTCCACGTCCTCGTCGTCATGCACGACGACAGCAACAACCCGGAGCCTATCCCCGCGCCCGAGGAGGATGCGGACGGCCAGGATCATGGATGGGAAGAACCGCAAGCCACTCCGTCCCACGCGCCGGCCCCGCACCACGCCGAGCCTGCACCGCAAGCCACGGCGAAGCCCGCATCGAACGGATCCGTCATGGACCAGCTGAAGCCCTACTGA
- a CDS encoding response regulator, with amino-acid sequence MSIGRDWMKARTQVKVLVVDDEAVMRRHIIRMLRNIPVLDVEIAEARDGSAALLHLRGGLENKPDLIITDLRMEPMGGLDFIRAVRSGDDGIDRFLPMVAMTSDTETDTVTRVLRAGADGLVTKPVSQEMLRRQVLPVLTRESPFIEIVLPEGKYFGPFSPFVKQHVLVPGCPHRIVHKRQGRIAA; translated from the coding sequence ATGAGCATCGGTCGTGACTGGATGAAGGCTCGCACCCAGGTGAAGGTGCTCGTCGTCGATGATGAGGCGGTGATGCGCCGCCACATCATCCGCATGCTGCGGAACATCCCGGTGCTCGATGTCGAGATCGCCGAGGCGAGGGATGGCTCGGCCGCCCTCCTGCATCTGCGGGGCGGGCTGGAGAACAAGCCGGACCTGATCATCACCGATCTTCGGATGGAGCCGATGGGAGGTTTGGACTTCATCCGGGCGGTGCGATCCGGCGATGATGGCATCGATCGCTTTTTGCCGATGGTCGCGATGACCTCGGACACCGAAACCGATACGGTGACTCGGGTCCTGCGGGCCGGAGCGGACGGCCTCGTGACGAAGCCGGTTTCCCAGGAGATGCTCCGTCGCCAGGTGCTGCCGGTGCTGACCCGGGAATCTCCCTTCATCGAGATTGTGCTGCCGGAAGGGAAATATTTCGGCCCGTTCTCGCCCTTCGTGAAGCAGCATGTCCTCGTTCCGGGCTGCCCGCACCGCATCGTGCACAAGCGTCAGGGCCGCATCGCGGCATAG